The genomic region gacgtcgtttccgacagaggtccgcagttcacgtctcaattttggagggagttttgccgtttgattggggcttccgtcagtctctcgtccggttttcatccccagtctaacggtcaagccgaacgggccaatcagactgttggtcgcattttacgcagtctttcttttcgtaaccctgcgtcttggtcagaacagctcccctgggcagagtacgcccacaactcgcttccctcgtctgctaccggtctatccccttttcagtgtagcctcgggtaccagcctccgctgttctcatctcagctcgccgagtcctgcgtcccctccgctcaggcttttgtccagcgttgcgagcgcacctggaagggggtcaggtcggcactttgccgtaatagggcgcagactgtgagggccgctaatagcgtaggaccaagagtcctagatattgttgcggtcagagagtatggctctccactcagaaccttccccttaagacagcttctcgcaagttggccccgcggttcattggtccgttccgtatttcccaggtcattaatcctgtcgcagtgcgacttcttctcccgcgctatcttcgtcgcgttcacccggtcttccatgtctcctgtgttaagcctgttcttcgcgcccccgctcgtgcCTCCCCCcctccttgtcgagggcgcacccatctacagggttcgtaagattttggacatgcgccctcggggccgtggtcatcagtacctagtggattgggaggggtacggtcctgaggagaggagttgggttccctctcgggacgtgctggaccgttcgctgatcgatgatttcctccgttgccgccaggtttcctcctcgagtgcgccaggaggcgctcggtgagtggggggggtactgtcatgtcttgttatgtctgttcctgtcctttctcttgattctctctctctgctggtctttttaggttaccttctctgtctctcattcctcagctgttctacatctgccctaactagctctttcactcttcacacctgttctctcttccccctctgattaggtctctatttctttctctgttcctgctactttcagtgtctgattcttgtttgtgttttttgatgccagaagcaagctgtcgtctcgtttgcttccaccttgtcctgtcctgtcggagtctgcctggctgaagcatcctgcactatactaacgttctttttgttcccctgacaacgttggaagaggatttttgccattcctgtattttcattaaagaactctgttttctgttaaaaccgcttttgggtcttcactcaagttcataacaaagtcactctggataataATGTCAGCTAAATGACTGGAATGTAAATGTATTTGTCCAATAGAACAAAATTGAACATGTGCAAAGCATACACAGAATATACACAGTATTGCATCCTAATGAGTGATGAAGGGACAAATAAAAATGGGACAGGAAGCCAAGTAACACAAACGCATATAACACTTTGCCCTTGAACTGAAGGCAATATGTAAACGATTTGCAAATGATTTGGTTTGTGATAGTTTGTCACACTGCTGTTTTTACATTCACTTTCTCTGCAAATGAGCCCTTAAGTTTCTATTCCTTAAGTTACATTTCCAGTCAAAACTTCAAACCGAACCATGTGACAAGCCCTACTTTTGAATTGAGACACCCTGACCTACTTTCATTTCTTCCAATGTGTGGTCTATAACCCACATGTATTTAAGATTCTGTTTCTCTAGGTTGTGTTTTGTGTCATGAGCCTGTTTCACAACTTcctggggcctgttgcacaaaagtagaattaagacatccgggataaatgacaacccggcttgtgggaagtgacaagGAGCTCTAaaaggaccagggcacaaataataatataataacaatcaataattttgctctttatttcaCCATCTTACATGTAAAACCTTACTTGTACATCGataattgtgaataactcacaaCAGCTTAATGAGaaaggtgtgcttgaaaggatgcacataactctgcaatgttgggttgtattggagagagtctcagtcttaaatcattttccacacaggctgtgcctgtatttagttttcatgctagtgagggccgagaatccactttcacataggtacgtggttgcaaagggcatcagtgtcttaacagcacaatttgccaaggcaggatactcttgAGCGcggcccaatccagaaatctgtcagtggcttctgattaaattacattttcacataaatgcttcacggagccCCACGCATTCTTACAACATTTGGGAGGTGCACGGTGATGAGAATGATGAGTTGCTTGAATCTATAGAGAAACATATACTTCATTGGTTATCTAAATTTCTCAATTCGTTATTATTgataggaggggactttaacattactatagataattcaactgatagatggcccccaggtaggccaaccaatcagaatttggGTTTAATACTTTTTATGGAAAAATTTGATCTCactgatatatggagagagaggtttccgGCCAACAGATCGCTCACTTGGAGTAACAAAACAGGTTCCAGACAGTCCAGAATATCTTTTTGGCTTATATCCAAATGTATTGATAGTGtgttactacaaatatttgtactactcccctcacagaccataggGCCATTTACATTGATATCAAAATATTTACCACTGGGGGCCTCCCGgttggcgcagtggttaagggcgccacccgtggataccacgaaattggggagaaaaaggggtaaaaattcaaataaataaatatttaccCCTGATACTAACCTTGGTACTAACCTCTACCTCGgtcaagtgagccatgacatatgagctcttattgtgagcacacaggacggtggcatctttctaaggttttttttattttcccagcaatcagtacaaccaagtcatcgttataaggcatcgccctcttttgcccacccccccagcaccaggtgtggccactagcctatatgaaggcccaaaattgtgtgttcctttctgctctgacaatggcatgcccattcgtgcgagatgtggtggatgaagaagcacttgtgctgaggagagccttcaggcgagaaagggtcttcagggaccggttggacccactggccttccctgatgaccatctatatgaaagatacaggttttctgcagatggcatcaggtatctatgcagactactgggtcccaggattaagcaccgcactgcacggagccatgcactgagtgtggagcaaatggtttgtgtggccttgcgctttttgctagtggagccttcctgtactcagtgggggatgcagaacagctgaacaaggccacaatttgccgcacaataaggagtgtgtgtctggctatcaaagcattagcagatgtcttcatctccttccctggccacagaagactctgtgacatcaaagaggagttctataggattgcaggtaagaggatctacaaattacaggacaactgttaacacatagtaggatactcattactttgtgtgacaggtttccccaatgtcattggtgcagtggactgcacacacataaggataaaagccccctcaggtgcccatgaggccgattttgtgaataggaaatcctttcacagcattaatgttcaggtgaacataactttttgatattgtccattgacgaacactctgcattgccagtgatgtgcattgattggtgtaatattcctcatcttatgatttcagatggtctgcaatgctgactgtgtgatcagcaatgttgtggcaaaatggcctggctcagtccatgactccagaatctttcgggcctctgaaatctatcagtgcctatcacaaggtaagccacacaacccctatttataaccatcatggctgtgtcaagaatatcactgtgtttatgaggtagtaatgatgagattttgtgttgacaggtgaattctctggtgtgttgctgggagacagggggtatggctgccagccttttctcctgacacctttcacagacccccaggaagcacagcaggcctacaaccatgcccatgccaggaccagggccagagttgaaatgacctttggcctcctgaaggcacgctttcactgccttcacaaattaagggtcagccctgttagggcatgtgatattactgtggcttgtgctgtcctccacaatgtggcctgcctgaggaaggagagggcccccagagtgccaccagccatggactgggacaatccggcaatcttccctgatgacgacagtggtcggctgctgagggaccaatatgtgttgaattattttagttagtatgtgtgctttcaattttggttaaatatgtcctgcggtggcagaggaatttgggtttttttgggttcgttttttgacgaatttggcctcttatgatgtttgtgcggtatactgtgtgtaatacaaggctgcagggaggctactgcatccattcatttgtctgttcagttgatgtgtatggatttgtcctgcatttattttagtgtgcagacatgcagggtgtgttatatacagacctttgaatgtgtatgtatcattttgtataatatgcttggattctgtgctttccatcttgtagagtcactgtgacttcagtttcgaaaggagctgatggtttacctgctttgttttgtccttattcaataaaggaacataatgttacacattgtgtttttatattcatatggaatgtgtatttgtttatatgacagagtactagggccacactgaagaaaaaggataaagtcatacatttatgaggctggttctttctgcagaaaagctacatattgtttttacagttttgatacttatgacaatgtgatacttaatattctggcacatcagcatgtctttgtttatgaaaccatactgaagtacaatttcacgaaatgccccacatctgtcattttaacaactgtcctcctttaaaacaactggttacaataatatgacttgtgtttttttcccctctgtggccctaatattctatcattttatatatagccttatagtctatgggaaactgtaaattatctaatgatagcaacatcatctaaaaatcattttttatccaaaatcattgaaattaatgatcacaaacgtttaataacagtgggtctagttatatgtgataacaatgtatagtgagcagtgaaataactattggtttccatttgtggtgactgctgactgacattagggatgagattaaatagatcctggaatttagcctggtctggagcaggctagctccacagaataaatctccatggtaatttataccataacatatcctcctgccccctatccatctttagtgcaaccggattatggatcaattgagccaggatcaccaagatatcctggcttaatcccttatcctagttttgtgcaacaggcccctgcAAAAAATAGCGGGCTCTGTCTGTGTTGctatttgttattgtttgaatcGGGGAAGACGATCTGGATCATAGAGTGATGATGGCACAGTGATGCCATCTGTTGGTAAATGTTGATTACTGCAACTCTTGTGTTTTACCGGGGTGCTTGAGATACCCGGATGTGTTGTGATGTACTGAACAAGAATGTTACTCGCATCAATGCCTCCATCTCGTCATTTAACATTCAAACAGATACAGGAGTAGTCTATAGTCTACAATAATAATGTAATTGAATGTGCTATAGTATATTTTTTTCATTAATGAAAACAATTGTAGATGGGGATGGGTAGGCTACTTCATTCAGTGAATACTGAATGTATTGCTATTTCTGGGAGTATGTTAATGTCGTATTTTCAGCTGATGCGCTATGGCAATGTCGAACTAATTTCTAAATCTTTATTTTAGTCAAGATGCGATGAGACAGAGTAACCAATCAGCTTCACTGCAGATGTTCAACCCACCACCCCCACTGCCCTCCCTCCACAAGTAGCCACATCCTCTTCTCCTGTTCAACTACTTTGTCACCACACTAAAAATCACTATTCTTATACCCCTGTGCCCATTTCAGTGGAACATGATCCGTCCAAGGCCTCAGCTGGATGCCTAAAATGTGAGAAATTTAAACAAGATAGTAGTGTATGTAGTTCCAAGAAAACACACGAGTGCCCCTCTGTGTCAATGTTGAAATGCCACACATGTAATATGTCAAAGGAGATAGTGATATGAGTGAGATCATATGAAAATAAAGACACCTTCGGATCTAAAATGAGTGTGGGATGCCCTCGTGTCTCATTTTTTGTCACTGCTGATCAAAATTGATGAAAGAGAGGAATGCAGCTAAAaaagaaatgtacttttttaAATTCCGTTTTGTACTGTTGAGTACAGGATGTGGGCAGTAGTACCCCAAATATGCATTTGTTTGTTTAATCGATTTCCCCCCCTTCCCCACCAAATACTGGTAATTATTTTAAAAACCTGTGGAACCACAATCTGGTGTTTAATATGTTATTTGTTATGTTTTGCTGTGCTTTTCAGAATAAAAAATAATTGTATACTTTCATCATAAAACAAATGCATCACAacactctgtcacgccctgatctgtttcacctgtccttgtgctggtctccaccccctccaggtgtcacccatcttccccattatcccctgtgtgtttctacctgtgttttctgtgtctgttgccagttcaagCCCACCAGCGGTTTGTCTCAGCGCCTGGTTTTCCCTCCCAGAACATTTTACATAAATGAAAGTGCTGAACAAAGTCAAATTGACTGAGTCAGTTTTGCAAAATACCTTGAGCACTGTTAAGTCTCTAAATTGTGAAAGACAATATTGAGAGGGTGCCCATCTAATCCACAACTTGAtgttttaaagaaaagcacatttcatATAAACATCTCAACTGAACCCACAGCATAACAGCTAAATTGTATCCATCAACCTAACATCTcaattgtatttttgtattaAAATATTCTACTTCAAAAATGGACATGATCTCAAAGAGATAACATTGTCGAATTGGTAAATACACTTTAGAATGTATGTTATCCATTATCCCTAAGGCATGACACCTATCGATCTAAGTAAAGCCAAATGTTGGGGCTTGAATTATGCCTTCCACCATGAACTTCTTGAATTGTTTGTAATTCTGGTGCATGGGTAAACGCATCACAACTCGCAAGTGTTTGCCTCAGGGTAGACCTTGTGTTCAGGCAGGAACTCTAATGTTG from Oncorhynchus masou masou isolate Uvic2021 chromosome 29, UVic_Omas_1.1, whole genome shotgun sequence harbors:
- the LOC135520496 gene encoding putative nuclease HARBI1; this encodes MSSSPSLATEDSVTSKRSSIGLQMVCNADCVISNVVAKWPGSVHDSRIFRASEIYQCLSQGEFSGVLLGDRGYGCQPFLLTPFTDPQEAQQAYNHAHARTRARVEMTFGLLKARFHCLHKLRVSPVRACDITVACAVLHNVACLRKERAPRVPPAMDWDNPAIFPDDDSGRLLRDQYVLNYFS